In Gemmatimonadota bacterium, a single genomic region encodes these proteins:
- the prmC gene encoding peptide chain release factor N(5)-glutamine methyltransferase, which produces MNGFECPASSTVLQAVAWAARKLDGRADHGSRTDPAGRVESELLLGKVCASSRLDLYLNHDRRLDLLESSRFSALVDRRVRGEPVQYLTESTEFYGREFAVSPAVLIPRPETERLVDHARPFLDALRRRRTEEAAAHVRPRTAGETRFGLPVRFADIGTGAGVLAVTLALECPFAQGYATDVSDEALGVARKNAENLLRDRGSRITFRQGSLLAPLNALSVPALDLIVSNPPYVASGEMDGLPEEVHEFEPRLALHGGEDGLECHRALIGRAPRYLNKGGMIALEIGAEQSGEVTRLMTDSRVYGNMKIVKDYNGLDRIVSAIYAG; this is translated from the coding sequence ATGAACGGATTTGAATGCCCTGCCTCGTCGACCGTGCTCCAGGCGGTCGCCTGGGCGGCCCGGAAACTGGACGGACGGGCGGATCACGGCAGCCGGACAGATCCCGCCGGTCGGGTCGAATCGGAATTGTTGCTCGGGAAGGTGTGCGCATCGAGCCGCCTCGATCTGTACCTGAATCATGACAGGCGGCTCGATTTGCTCGAGTCTTCCCGGTTTTCAGCGCTGGTAGACCGAAGAGTGCGCGGGGAACCCGTCCAGTATCTCACGGAAAGCACGGAGTTTTACGGACGCGAGTTCGCGGTTTCACCCGCCGTGCTGATCCCCCGGCCCGAGACCGAACGGCTCGTCGATCACGCGCGTCCCTTCCTGGATGCGCTTCGGCGCCGGAGGACCGAAGAGGCGGCCGCGCATGTCCGGCCTCGAACGGCTGGCGAAACCCGTTTCGGCCTCCCGGTGAGATTCGCGGATATCGGTACGGGCGCGGGTGTCCTCGCGGTAACGCTCGCCCTGGAATGTCCGTTCGCGCAGGGGTATGCTACCGATGTTTCCGATGAAGCCCTCGGCGTCGCGCGTAAGAATGCCGAAAACCTGCTGCGGGACCGGGGCAGCCGGATTACCTTCAGGCAGGGTTCGCTGCTGGCGCCGCTGAACGCCCTTTCCGTCCCGGCGCTGGACCTGATCGTGTCGAATCCGCCCTATGTCGCTTCCGGTGAAATGGATGGCCTGCCGGAGGAGGTTCACGAGTTCGAACCCCGGCTCGCGCTCCACGGCGGCGAAGATGGCCTGGAATGCCATCGCGCGCTCATCGGGCGGGCTCCGCGCTACCTGAACAAAGGCGGGATGATCGCCCTGGAGATCGGCGCGGAACAGTCCGGGGAAGTGACCCGTTTAATGACCGACAGCCGTGTGTATGGAAACATGAAGATCGTCAAGGACTACAATGGCCTGGACCGAATCGTGTCCGCCATATACGCCGGGTGA